One genomic region from Haloterrigena gelatinilytica encodes:
- the katG gene encoding catalase/peroxidase HPI, whose protein sequence is MTWSNQDWWPDLLRVDILDDNAVDASPYGEDFDYAEAFRQLDYEAVKADIEEVMTTSQDWWPADYGHYGPLFIRMAWHSAGTYRTLDGRAGASGGLQRLPPESSWPDNVNLDKARRLLQPVKLKYGRKLSWADLMVLAGNVALESMGFETYGFAGGREDGYKSNEAVEWGPETEWETTSPERFREEEVGDLKDPLANTVMGLIYVNPEGPYGEPDLEGSAKNIREEFSRMAMTDEETVALIAGGHTFGKVHGADDPDENLGPEPEAAPVDLQGLGWQHEGSEDKIGGLDVITSGIEGPWNATPIQWDTGYVDNLLEYEWEPHKGPGDAWQWRAKDEDEVEPAPDAQDESDTQLPMMLTTDVALKHDPDYREVLERFRENPNEFRESFAKAWFKLLHRDMGPPERYLGPEVPDETMIWQDPVPDADYELVGEEEIDELEAAILDSELSVPQLVKTAWASASTYRDSDKRGGANGARIRLEPQKSWEVNEPEELETVLLTYEEIRGEFNRTRSDDVTVSLADLIVLGGNAAVEQAAAEAGYDVDIPFDPGRTDASQEQTDVESFEALEPKAEGFRNYLGGEYDDLYDSPEARLVDHAHLLTLSVPEMTVLAGGMRSLGATYGESGRSAFTDEPGVLTNDFFANLLAMDYDWEPVSEDREYFEIRDRDTGDVEWEATRFDLVFGSNARLRALADAYGADDGEEEFVRDFVDAWKKVMTLDRFDLE, encoded by the coding sequence GTGACTTGGTCCAACCAAGACTGGTGGCCGGATCTGCTGAGAGTCGACATCCTCGACGATAACGCCGTGGACGCCAGTCCGTACGGCGAGGACTTCGACTACGCGGAGGCGTTCCGGCAACTCGATTACGAGGCGGTGAAAGCGGACATCGAGGAGGTGATGACGACCTCGCAGGACTGGTGGCCGGCCGACTACGGTCACTACGGGCCGCTGTTTATCCGGATGGCGTGGCACAGCGCGGGGACGTATCGGACGCTCGACGGTCGGGCCGGCGCGTCCGGCGGCCTCCAGCGCCTCCCGCCGGAGAGCAGTTGGCCGGACAACGTCAACCTCGACAAGGCCCGCCGGCTGCTCCAGCCGGTCAAGCTGAAGTACGGACGGAAGCTCTCGTGGGCCGATCTGATGGTCCTCGCCGGGAACGTCGCCCTCGAGTCGATGGGCTTCGAGACGTACGGCTTCGCCGGCGGCCGCGAGGACGGGTACAAGTCCAACGAGGCCGTCGAGTGGGGTCCCGAGACGGAGTGGGAGACGACCTCGCCCGAGCGCTTCCGCGAGGAGGAGGTCGGCGACCTCAAGGACCCGCTCGCGAACACCGTGATGGGGCTCATCTACGTCAACCCCGAGGGTCCGTACGGCGAACCGGACCTCGAGGGCTCCGCGAAGAACATCCGCGAGGAGTTCTCTCGCATGGCGATGACCGACGAGGAGACCGTGGCGCTCATCGCCGGAGGTCACACCTTCGGGAAGGTCCACGGCGCCGACGATCCCGACGAGAACCTCGGCCCCGAGCCCGAGGCGGCCCCCGTCGATCTGCAGGGCCTCGGCTGGCAACACGAAGGCAGCGAGGACAAGATCGGCGGGCTCGACGTCATCACGAGCGGTATCGAGGGGCCGTGGAACGCCACGCCGATCCAGTGGGACACGGGCTACGTCGACAACCTGCTCGAGTACGAGTGGGAGCCCCACAAGGGGCCCGGCGACGCGTGGCAGTGGCGGGCGAAAGACGAAGACGAGGTCGAGCCCGCGCCGGACGCCCAGGACGAGTCGGACACCCAGCTACCGATGATGCTGACGACGGACGTCGCCCTGAAGCACGACCCCGACTACCGGGAGGTCTTGGAACGCTTCCGGGAGAACCCCAACGAGTTCCGGGAATCGTTCGCGAAGGCGTGGTTCAAGCTCCTCCACCGCGACATGGGACCGCCCGAGCGGTACCTCGGGCCGGAGGTCCCCGACGAGACGATGATCTGGCAGGATCCCGTCCCCGACGCCGACTACGAACTGGTCGGCGAGGAGGAGATCGACGAACTCGAGGCGGCAATCCTCGATTCGGAGCTCTCCGTCCCGCAACTGGTCAAGACGGCGTGGGCGTCGGCGTCGACCTACCGCGACAGCGACAAGCGCGGCGGCGCGAACGGCGCACGGATCCGCCTCGAACCCCAGAAGAGCTGGGAGGTCAACGAGCCCGAGGAACTGGAGACGGTCCTGTTGACCTACGAGGAGATTCGGGGCGAGTTCAACCGCACCCGCTCCGACGACGTGACGGTCTCGCTGGCCGACCTCATCGTGCTAGGGGGCAACGCGGCCGTCGAGCAGGCAGCGGCCGAGGCCGGCTACGACGTGGACATCCCGTTCGACCCGGGCCGCACGGACGCCTCACAGGAGCAGACCGACGTCGAATCCTTCGAAGCGCTCGAGCCGAAGGCCGAGGGCTTCCGGAACTATCTCGGCGGCGAGTACGACGACCTGTACGACTCGCCGGAGGCGCGGCTGGTAGACCACGCGCACCTCCTGACCCTGTCGGTACCCGAGATGACGGTGCTGGCCGGTGGCATGCGTTCGCTGGGTGCGACCTACGGGGAGTCCGGTCGCAGCGCCTTTACCGACGAACCCGGCGTCCTGACGAACGATTTCTTCGCGAACCTGCTCGCCATGGACTACGACTGGGAGCCGGTCTCGGAGGACAGGGAATACTTCGAAATCCGCGACCGCGACACCGGCGACGTCGAGTGGGAAGCCACCCGCTTCGACCTCGTCTTCGGCTCGAACGCTCGGCTTCGAGCGCTCGCGGACGCCTACGGCGCCGACGACGGCGAGGAAGAGTTCGTCCGTGACTTCGTAGACGCCTGGAAGAAGGTGATGACGCTCGATCGCTTCGACCTCGAGTGA
- a CDS encoding DUF6735 family protein yields the protein MGHRALVAYRRPDRRYDLRYSHWGGEDVTLADRISAETPLGDGDVDGDLLAAAIDRDRLLIEYLDPCCYEALYVVEPGGDYRVTAYRVCWLEWPDGRDGGRGAIVAVENDAADRRVRTWFRATKTTLADVVEMGVLSWRAARTYLEARICEDEDGAVYTYGASDTDTVDYASSPNEWFDEDGRDGWERNEGRNPDEDR from the coding sequence ATGGGGCATAGAGCGCTCGTCGCCTACCGGCGACCGGACCGGCGGTACGACCTCCGGTACAGCCACTGGGGCGGCGAGGACGTCACCCTCGCCGACCGGATCAGCGCGGAGACCCCGCTGGGCGACGGCGACGTCGACGGCGACCTGCTCGCGGCGGCGATCGACCGCGACCGACTCCTGATCGAGTACCTCGATCCCTGCTGCTACGAGGCGCTGTACGTCGTCGAACCCGGCGGGGACTACCGCGTCACGGCCTACCGCGTCTGCTGGCTCGAGTGGCCCGACGGACGCGACGGGGGTCGCGGCGCGATCGTCGCCGTCGAAAACGACGCCGCGGACCGCCGGGTGCGGACGTGGTTTCGCGCGACGAAGACGACGCTCGCCGACGTCGTCGAGATGGGCGTCCTCTCGTGGCGCGCGGCCCGTACCTACCTCGAGGCCCGGATCTGCGAGGACGAGGACGGCGCGGTCTACACGTACGGCGCGTCGGATACCGACACCGTCGACTACGCGTCGTCGCCCAACGAGTGGTTCGACGAGGACGGGCGGGACGGATGGGAACGAAACGAGGGCCGGAATCCGGACGAGGACCGCTAG
- a CDS encoding MutS-related protein: protein MRLEEYWGVGPKTRATLVEELGRDRAIEAIESGDVRALADAGLARGRATRILRRATGGGGMDVLATSDARSAYKELLDLAVEHAVTQRAADRIRVLTPLTERGAMEDRLDDVLAARDAWAALETDDREAVLAAYERYDERAGSERAAVEAALALLEAGVDSGPFAAVADLERDRLAEAAEALAALDGDRGRVREGADEELDRLREALGAVEDMDANALELIEELRSDGVRDVGRFREAFEDHLLTETAVTVDRVRDAMPTDATDATDFVGATLRTLRSDLTDAIDEREETVASELEATLEETDDAVERAVSAVDDIALHLSLARFALEYDCTRPTFVESPDAAVSVVDARNLTLAAVDDESVQPVTYALGDHGVTAVPAGVNAVPGEERVSVLTGANSGGKTTLLETLCQVVLLAMMGLPVPAERAEVTPVDSLVFHRRHASFNAGVLESTLRSIVPPLSAGGRTLMLVDEFEAITEPGSAADLLHGLVTLSVDRDALGVFVTHLADDLEPLPPEARVDGIFAEGLNPDLELLVDYQPRFDTVGRSTPEFIVSRLVANADERGERAGFETLAEAVGNDVVQRTLADARWTETGTD from the coding sequence ATGCGACTCGAGGAGTACTGGGGCGTCGGGCCGAAGACGCGGGCGACGCTGGTCGAGGAACTGGGACGGGACCGCGCGATCGAGGCGATCGAGAGCGGCGACGTGCGGGCGCTCGCGGACGCCGGCCTCGCTCGCGGCCGGGCGACGCGGATCCTGCGCCGAGCGACGGGCGGTGGCGGGATGGACGTGCTGGCGACGAGCGACGCCCGATCGGCGTATAAGGAACTGCTGGATCTGGCGGTCGAACACGCCGTCACGCAGCGCGCGGCCGACCGGATTCGCGTGCTGACGCCGCTGACCGAGCGCGGGGCCATGGAGGATCGATTGGACGACGTCCTCGCGGCTCGGGACGCCTGGGCGGCGCTCGAGACGGACGACCGCGAAGCCGTGCTCGCGGCCTACGAGCGCTACGACGAGCGCGCGGGGAGCGAGCGCGCCGCCGTCGAGGCCGCGCTCGCCCTGCTCGAGGCCGGCGTGGACTCGGGCCCGTTCGCCGCCGTCGCGGATCTCGAGCGGGACCGACTCGCGGAGGCCGCCGAGGCGCTCGCGGCGCTGGACGGCGACCGCGGGCGAGTGCGCGAGGGCGCCGACGAGGAACTCGACCGCCTGCGGGAGGCGCTCGGCGCGGTCGAGGACATGGACGCCAACGCCCTCGAGTTGATCGAGGAGTTGCGGTCGGACGGGGTTCGCGACGTCGGCCGGTTCCGCGAGGCCTTCGAGGACCACCTGCTGACCGAGACGGCGGTGACCGTCGACCGGGTTCGCGACGCGATGCCGACGGACGCGACCGACGCGACGGACTTCGTCGGCGCCACGCTGCGAACCCTCCGGAGCGACCTCACCGACGCGATCGACGAGCGCGAGGAGACCGTCGCGAGCGAACTCGAGGCGACCCTCGAGGAGACGGACGACGCCGTCGAGCGGGCCGTCTCCGCCGTCGACGACATCGCCCTGCACCTCTCGTTGGCCCGGTTCGCCCTCGAGTACGACTGTACCCGGCCGACGTTCGTCGAGAGCCCGGACGCGGCCGTCTCCGTCGTCGACGCCCGAAACCTCACCCTCGCCGCCGTGGACGACGAGTCCGTCCAGCCGGTCACCTACGCGCTCGGCGACCACGGCGTGACCGCGGTGCCGGCGGGCGTAAACGCGGTTCCCGGCGAGGAGCGCGTCTCCGTGCTCACCGGGGCCAACAGCGGCGGGAAGACGACGCTGCTCGAGACGCTGTGTCAGGTCGTCCTGCTGGCGATGATGGGGCTGCCCGTCCCCGCCGAGCGGGCGGAGGTGACGCCGGTCGACTCGCTGGTCTTCCACCGTCGTCACGCGAGTTTCAACGCGGGCGTCCTCGAGTCGACGCTGCGCTCGATCGTGCCGCCGCTGTCGGCCGGCGGACGCACTCTAATGTTGGTCGACGAGTTCGAGGCGATCACCGAACCCGGCAGCGCGGCCGACCTCCTGCACGGGTTGGTGACGCTCTCCGTCGACCGCGACGCGCTGGGCGTCTTCGTCACCCACCTCGCGGACGACTTAGAGCCGCTGCCGCCGGAGGCGCGGGTCGACGGCATCTTCGCGGAGGGGCTGAACCCCGACCTCGAGTTGCTGGTCGACTACCAGCCCCGGTTCGATACGGTCGGGCGGTCGACGCCGGAGTTCATCGTCTCGCGACTCGTCGCGAACGCCGACGAGCGCGGCGAACGCGCGGGCTTCGAGACGCTCGCCGAGGCGGTCGGCAACGACGTCGTCCAGCGGACGCTGGCCGACGCCCGCTGGACGGAGACGGGGACCGACTAG
- a CDS encoding HAD family hydrolase, which yields MDAAYDAVLFDNDGVLTTPTDREVLIDAMHDAFAAVGVVDPPSEHVRTVMGPSVDSLREVADTHDVDPHELWTAREHAAVAAQLEEIEAGRKRLYDDIDAIRDLEVATAIVSNNQHETIGNIVSHFELDWFDVWYGREPTVKGIDRKKPTPYYLELALEELDADDALFVGDSWVDVEAADAAGIDAAFLRRDHVEGVGLPREPTVEIESLEAIPELL from the coding sequence ATGGACGCAGCCTACGACGCAGTCCTCTTCGACAACGACGGCGTGCTGACGACGCCGACCGATCGCGAGGTGCTCATCGACGCGATGCACGACGCCTTCGCGGCCGTCGGCGTCGTCGACCCGCCGTCCGAGCACGTCCGGACCGTAATGGGGCCGAGCGTCGACTCGCTGCGCGAGGTCGCCGACACCCACGACGTCGATCCCCACGAACTCTGGACGGCCCGCGAACACGCCGCCGTCGCGGCCCAACTCGAGGAGATCGAGGCCGGCCGGAAACGTCTCTACGACGATATCGACGCGATCCGCGACCTCGAGGTCGCGACGGCGATCGTCAGCAACAACCAACACGAGACGATCGGTAACATCGTCTCCCACTTCGAACTCGACTGGTTCGACGTCTGGTACGGCCGCGAGCCGACGGTGAAGGGGATCGATCGCAAGAAGCCGACGCCGTACTACCTCGAACTCGCGCTCGAGGAACTCGACGCCGACGACGCGCTGTTCGTCGGCGACAGCTGGGTCGACGTCGAGGCGGCCGACGCCGCCGGCATCGACGCCGCCTTCCTCCGGCGCGATCACGTCGAGGGCGTGGGGCTCCCGCGAGAGCCGACCGTCGAAATCGAGAGCCTCGAGGCTATTCCCGAGTTACTGTAA
- a CDS encoding alanyl-tRNA editing protein: MTGQRAAREPYTTRFETEVTSIDGRTVWLETSYFYGTSDGQPADRGTVGDATVTDVRLVDGEQAHVLAEEPSFRVGRRVLCSIDWSFRMYCMRAHTAAHLCYGAARRCLDSPGYAGLEIGEETVAVDLETAPLDDEALIQLDELINRTVWESRPVSWESVPVAAARERDDVVFDEERSGTAVEKGRVRVVTIGDENDTGHGMATADAGEPWNVAACGGTHVRNTREVGPVTVLGCSSPAEGIRRLEFAVGPQAIDRRTAEKRAAFAASAALDVDLEDVGDELERA, translated from the coding sequence ATGACCGGACAACGGGCAGCCAGGGAGCCCTACACCACGCGGTTCGAAACCGAGGTGACGTCCATCGACGGGCGCACGGTCTGGCTGGAGACGAGCTACTTCTACGGGACGAGCGACGGTCAGCCGGCCGACCGCGGGACCGTCGGCGACGCGACGGTCACCGACGTGCGACTGGTCGACGGCGAACAGGCTCACGTGCTGGCCGAGGAACCGTCGTTCAGGGTGGGCCGTCGCGTGCTCTGTTCGATCGACTGGTCGTTTCGCATGTACTGCATGCGCGCGCACACGGCCGCCCACCTCTGCTACGGCGCCGCCAGGCGCTGCCTCGACTCCCCGGGGTACGCCGGCCTCGAGATCGGCGAGGAGACGGTCGCGGTGGACCTCGAGACCGCGCCGCTCGACGACGAGGCGCTGATCCAACTCGACGAGTTGATCAACCGGACCGTCTGGGAGTCGAGACCGGTCTCCTGGGAGAGCGTCCCCGTCGCGGCGGCGCGCGAGCGCGACGACGTCGTTTTCGACGAGGAGCGATCCGGGACGGCCGTCGAAAAAGGGCGGGTCCGCGTCGTGACGATCGGCGACGAGAACGACACCGGTCACGGGATGGCGACCGCGGACGCGGGGGAGCCCTGGAACGTCGCGGCCTGCGGCGGAACCCACGTCCGGAACACCCGCGAGGTCGGCCCCGTCACGGTGCTCGGCTGCTCGAGCCCCGCCGAGGGAATCCGCCGGCTCGAGTTCGCCGTCGGTCCGCAGGCGATCGACCGGCGGACCGCCGAGAAGCGGGCCGCCTTCGCCGCGTCGGCAGCATTGGACGTCGATCTCGAGGACGTCGGCGACGAACTCGAACGCGCCTGA
- a CDS encoding SLC13 family permease: MNRPNAIDVARSPAVAFPLAAAVAVATWVLASGSAATMLSITLFCIVLWVLTPVPPSYTGLIALGLIAVAVSTELALAGFQKPATWLIGFGLLMGEATRQSGLANGVGRWIATRSIGDAADGDSLRAYRRLLLALSIGAHALAFLVPSALVRILALAPVLRELGSLFDSRRAQVGLYLGPLFATFYGSAGILTADLPNIIISGFGESIAGHTISWSEWSLHMYPVMGLLRVLLVVGIVYALFRPAADSSFELPGDERTADGGAQRRMLAFLLVGTLIWATDFVHGFHPVVGAVAVVILAYLPSLGVADFETVGSDVDFTILFFIAAVFAIGDGLTRTGFTDSAATRLLAFVPSDGPLAVVLAAVFCITFALTFLMEGVAVASVLTPILIPYIDAAGLPFTPVLLAETMALSSYFFPYQSAVLIVILNEGDVRTRELIVATVACSVATILLLLPVQFGLFSLFY, encoded by the coding sequence ATGAACCGACCGAACGCGATCGACGTGGCTCGATCGCCGGCGGTGGCGTTCCCGCTCGCTGCCGCCGTCGCCGTCGCGACGTGGGTTCTCGCCTCGGGATCGGCGGCGACGATGCTCTCGATCACGCTCTTCTGTATCGTCCTCTGGGTCCTGACGCCGGTCCCGCCGTCGTACACGGGGCTGATCGCGCTCGGGCTGATCGCCGTCGCCGTCTCGACGGAACTCGCGCTCGCCGGATTCCAGAAGCCGGCGACGTGGCTCATCGGCTTCGGGTTACTGATGGGCGAGGCGACGCGCCAGAGCGGGCTCGCGAACGGCGTCGGTCGGTGGATCGCGACCAGGAGCATCGGCGATGCGGCCGACGGCGACTCGCTCCGAGCGTACCGTCGCCTGTTGCTCGCGCTCTCGATCGGCGCCCACGCGCTTGCCTTCCTCGTGCCGTCGGCGCTGGTCCGCATCCTCGCGCTCGCGCCCGTCCTCCGGGAACTCGGCTCCCTGTTCGACTCCCGCCGGGCGCAGGTCGGCCTCTATCTCGGCCCGCTGTTCGCCACGTTCTACGGCTCGGCGGGGATTCTGACCGCGGACCTGCCGAACATCATCATCTCCGGGTTCGGGGAGTCGATCGCCGGCCACACCATCTCCTGGTCCGAGTGGTCGCTCCACATGTACCCCGTCATGGGACTTCTCCGCGTGCTGCTGGTCGTCGGCATCGTCTACGCACTCTTCCGGCCCGCGGCCGACTCGAGTTTCGAACTGCCCGGAGACGAGCGGACGGCCGACGGCGGAGCCCAGCGACGGATGCTCGCGTTCCTGCTCGTCGGGACGCTGATCTGGGCGACGGACTTCGTCCACGGCTTCCACCCGGTGGTCGGTGCGGTCGCCGTCGTCATCCTGGCGTACCTGCCCTCCCTCGGCGTCGCCGACTTCGAGACCGTCGGGAGCGACGTCGACTTCACGATCCTCTTTTTCATCGCCGCGGTGTTCGCGATCGGCGACGGACTGACCCGAACCGGGTTCACCGACAGTGCGGCGACCCGGCTACTCGCGTTCGTCCCCTCCGACGGACCGCTCGCGGTCGTTCTCGCCGCCGTCTTCTGCATCACGTTCGCGCTGACCTTCCTGATGGAGGGGGTGGCCGTCGCGAGCGTGCTGACGCCGATCCTGATCCCGTACATCGACGCGGCGGGGCTCCCGTTCACGCCCGTCTTGCTCGCGGAAACGATGGCGCTGAGTTCGTACTTCTTCCCCTACCAGTCGGCGGTCCTCATCGTCATTCTGAACGAGGGCGACGTCCGGACGCGGGAGTTGATCGTCGCCACGGTCGCCTGCTCGGTCGCGACGATCCTGCTCTTGCTTCCCGTTCAGTTCGGTCTCTTCAGCCTCTTCTACTAG
- the purF gene encoding amidophosphoribosyltransferase encodes MTEKCGVVGVSLDGRDAARPLYYALYALQHRGQESAGIVTHDGFQQHSHVEMGLVGDAFGEDDLDTLNGAAGIGHVRYPTAGSVDSSCAQPFSVSFKSGSLGLSHNGNLVNADEIRDELAAAGHAFTSDGDTEVIAHDLARNLLEEDLVRAVKHTMQRIHGSYSLTISHDDTILGVRDPQGNRPLCIGELEDGYILASESAAIDTLDGELVRDVRPGELVVLQDDGQGFDSYQLVEEENTAHCFFEHVYFARPDSVIDETLVYEARRNLGRKLWEESGVETDVVMPVPDSGRAFASGYADAASETTADGEPRDAEDDGVEFAEGLMKNRYVGRTFIMPTQDERERAVRLKLNPIKSTIEGKTVTVIDDSIVRGTTSTQLVQLLKDCGAEEVHVRIGAPAIVAPCYMGIDMATREELIASDKSTAEIRNEIQADSLAYLSTDAVADVLGKERLDLCLGCVTGEYPYDIEGEETDRDVSRPDIGGQQLPADD; translated from the coding sequence ATGACCGAAAAGTGCGGCGTCGTCGGCGTCTCACTCGACGGTCGAGACGCGGCGCGGCCGTTGTACTACGCGCTCTACGCGCTCCAGCACCGCGGCCAGGAGTCTGCCGGAATCGTCACCCACGACGGCTTCCAGCAGCACAGCCACGTCGAGATGGGCCTCGTGGGCGACGCCTTCGGCGAGGACGACCTCGACACGCTCAACGGGGCAGCGGGGATCGGCCACGTCCGGTATCCGACGGCCGGCTCGGTCGATTCCTCGTGTGCCCAGCCGTTCTCCGTCTCCTTCAAGAGCGGTTCGCTGGGGCTTTCCCACAACGGGAACCTCGTCAACGCCGACGAGATCCGCGACGAACTCGCCGCCGCGGGCCACGCCTTCACCAGCGACGGCGACACCGAGGTCATCGCCCACGACCTCGCGCGCAACTTACTCGAGGAGGATCTCGTTCGCGCGGTCAAGCACACGATGCAACGCATTCACGGCTCGTACTCGCTGACGATCAGCCACGACGACACTATCCTCGGGGTGCGCGACCCGCAGGGGAACCGGCCGCTCTGTATCGGCGAACTCGAGGACGGCTACATCCTCGCCTCGGAATCGGCGGCGATCGACACGTTAGACGGCGAACTCGTCCGCGACGTGCGACCGGGCGAACTCGTCGTTCTACAGGACGACGGCCAGGGCTTCGACTCCTACCAGCTGGTCGAGGAGGAGAACACGGCCCACTGCTTCTTCGAACACGTCTACTTCGCCCGCCCCGACAGCGTCATCGACGAAACGCTGGTCTACGAGGCCCGCCGAAACCTCGGCCGCAAGCTCTGGGAGGAAAGCGGCGTCGAGACCGACGTCGTGATGCCGGTTCCCGACTCCGGACGGGCCTTCGCCTCGGGCTACGCCGACGCCGCGAGCGAGACGACCGCCGACGGCGAGCCTCGAGACGCCGAAGACGACGGCGTCGAGTTCGCCGAGGGACTGATGAAGAACCGCTACGTCGGCCGGACGTTCATCATGCCGACCCAGGACGAGCGCGAACGCGCGGTGCGGCTGAAGCTCAACCCGATCAAATCGACGATCGAGGGCAAGACCGTCACGGTCATCGACGACTCGATCGTCCGCGGGACGACCTCCACGCAACTGGTCCAACTGCTCAAGGACTGCGGCGCCGAGGAGGTCCACGTCCGCATCGGCGCCCCGGCGATCGTCGCCCCCTGTTACATGGGGATCGACATGGCCACCCGCGAGGAACTGATCGCTTCCGACAAGTCCACCGCCGAAATTCGCAACGAAATTCAGGCAGACAGTCTCGCCTACCTCTCGACCGACGCCGTCGCCGACGTCCTCGGGAAGGAGCGCCTCGACCTCTGTCTGGGCTGTGTCACCGGCGAGTACCCCTACGACATCGAGGGCGAGGAGACCGACCGCGACGTCTCCCGTCCCGATATCGGCGGGCAGCAGCTGCCGGCGGACGACTAA
- a CDS encoding DUF420 domain-containing protein, whose amino-acid sequence MEYVPRERVNILTAVLSVVSLAIVFAAAGGRIPSSTVPIAPDWVLESIPHLNVLISAAAIGTISIGWRAIRRGNVDRHRLAMVASFVLFAAFLTFYLYRLVATGGPQSFPGPETIKQFVYYPILAIHIFLAIVCVPLVYYALLLAGAYPIDELYRTNHARVGRVAASLWLISFSLGIVVYVLLHVVY is encoded by the coding sequence ATGGAGTACGTCCCTCGAGAGCGCGTCAATATCCTGACGGCCGTTCTGAGCGTCGTCTCGCTCGCGATCGTCTTCGCGGCCGCCGGCGGCCGAATCCCGTCCTCGACGGTACCGATCGCACCCGACTGGGTCCTCGAATCGATCCCCCATCTCAACGTGCTCATCAGCGCCGCGGCGATCGGGACGATCTCGATCGGCTGGCGGGCGATCCGTCGCGGGAACGTCGACCGCCACCGGTTGGCGATGGTCGCCTCGTTCGTCCTGTTCGCGGCCTTCCTGACGTTCTACCTCTACCGGCTGGTCGCGACGGGCGGCCCGCAGTCGTTTCCCGGCCCCGAGACGATCAAACAGTTCGTCTACTACCCGATCCTCGCGATTCACATATTCCTCGCGATCGTCTGCGTGCCGCTGGTCTACTACGCGCTGTTGCTCGCCGGCGCGTATCCGATCGACGAACTCTACCGGACGAACCACGCCCGCGTCGGGCGGGTCGCGGCGAGCCTGTGGCTGATCTCCTTCTCGCTGGGGATCGTCGTCTACGTGCTGTTGCACGTGGTCTACTGA
- a CDS encoding helix-turn-helix domain-containing protein, translating to MAKYSTGSSAGGGGTSCELCGAESDSLRLATVAGAELEVCPDCAPHDDTQQRSGSSRGSRGQGRGRSDSNDEPSRKQKAAQNVAKANPVWDGDSEHWEQEGTNYDDDPLPYLVSGYGEKLEAARQDAGLQREELAEELGAREKDLLAVEQGRAAQDGVGGGLIEALEERLDVTLSE from the coding sequence ATGGCTAAGTATTCGACCGGTTCGTCCGCCGGCGGCGGCGGGACAAGCTGCGAACTCTGCGGTGCCGAGAGCGACTCGCTTCGACTCGCCACGGTCGCCGGCGCCGAACTCGAGGTCTGTCCGGACTGTGCGCCCCACGACGACACCCAGCAGCGCTCGGGGTCCAGTCGCGGCTCTCGAGGCCAGGGACGGGGACGGAGCGACTCGAACGACGAACCGAGCCGCAAGCAGAAGGCCGCCCAGAACGTCGCCAAGGCGAACCCGGTCTGGGACGGCGACTCAGAGCACTGGGAGCAGGAGGGGACGAACTACGACGACGATCCGCTGCCGTATCTCGTCTCCGGCTACGGCGAGAAACTCGAGGCGGCGCGCCAGGACGCCGGCCTGCAGCGCGAGGAACTCGCCGAGGAACTCGGCGCGCGCGAGAAGGACCTCCTCGCGGTCGAACAGGGCCGGGCGGCTCAGGACGGCGTCGGCGGCGGCCTGATCGAAGCCCTCGAGGAGCGACTGGACGTGACGCTGTCCGAGTGA
- a CDS encoding SRPBCC domain-containing protein, protein MTEFDVFEEIELFEEIDAPPDVVWDVLLEFDSYPEWNPFVRAIEGTPAKGERLRVRIAPPDARAVTFEPEVVVVEENHRLAWVGRLVVPFAFDGYHEVRLEPVADGERTRLLHRETFRGALVPLLFDRESLERGFAAMNAAIKDRAESRIAAT, encoded by the coding sequence ATGACCGAATTCGACGTCTTCGAGGAGATCGAACTGTTCGAGGAGATCGACGCACCGCCCGACGTCGTCTGGGACGTCCTCCTCGAGTTCGACAGCTATCCGGAGTGGAACCCGTTCGTTCGCGCCATCGAGGGGACGCCAGCGAAGGGCGAACGGTTGCGTGTGCGGATCGCTCCGCCGGACGCTCGCGCGGTGACGTTCGAGCCCGAGGTCGTCGTCGTCGAGGAGAATCACCGCCTCGCGTGGGTCGGCCGGTTGGTCGTTCCCTTCGCGTTCGACGGCTACCACGAGGTCCGCCTCGAGCCCGTGGCCGACGGCGAACGGACGCGGCTGCTCCACCGCGAGACGTTCCGCGGCGCGCTCGTTCCGCTGCTGTTCGACCGGGAGTCCCTCGAAAGGGGGTTCGCGGCGATGAACGCGGCTATCAAGGACCGGGCGGAGAGTCGAATCGCCGCCACGTGA